The DNA segment GAAATTCCGGCCTAGACGCGCCACCTCGTCGTCGCCGGCGGCGGGAACGCGATGCAGGTAATTCGCCCCGCCGCGAACCCGTTCGGTGGCTTCGGTCAGCGCGGCGATGGGGCGCACGAGGGTACGGCGCAGCACCGCCAACTGGGCCAACGTGGCAACCAGCAGGACCAATACACCGCCGCCGAACAGCCACAAGGCCTGACGAGTTTGCTGATTAAGCTGATCGAGTCCCATGCTAAGCCGTAGACGCGCGCCGTGCGACAGGCTCTGCAGCAGTTCGACCTGGTCGCGGCCAAGATAGATGCCATCCAGCTCAGTCGGCAAGGGCTGGGGCTGATGGTCGGACAAGCGGCTAAAACTAGCCAAAACCCGCCCGCCTTCCAAAAAAATTTCCGCCTTCAGAATGTGCGGATTGGCCAACAACGTATCCAGCACTTCTTGCGCCCGCACGGGATCTTCGAAAGCCACGGCCGCGTCGGTGCCGACCGAGACCAACTGCGCGTAGGGTTGCAGGATCTGGCGGGCACGATGCTCCAGCGTCAGACTCTGATACAGCGCCAAGCCAGCGCCAGCCAGCACGAATGCCAGCAGGGCCGCGCTCCACAGCACCAGCGACAATCGCTTATGTATATTCAGTTGGAGTGGCATCGCTTATCTCATCCGGCGCAGTTCGCCGTTTTCCTGAATGTCGCTGGCGACTTCCAGCATTTTGGTCTGGATAGTCAGCAAGACGGCCCGGGCCTGATCGAGGTTGACACTCATACTCACCCGCTCTCCGACCTGAAACCGTATGACACCGCCTTCGCCGAGGAATTCCGGCGCGTCGCCGACCGTCAGAACCGGTCTATCCTTCAATACGGCGAGCGCGGCGCGGCGTTTGCCGGCGTCTTGATAGGCAACGAACACGATCTGGCACGGCGGCAATTCCTCCAGCCTATCGGCGCGGAAGATCTTAAATGGTCGTCCCTGTTCGGCACGGCCCTCGAAGGTCGTATCCAGCACGTCGCCGAAGGGATCCGGCCCCAGAATACCGACATGCCAGGGCGATGCGCCATCGAGGAAGGCATTGGATGGCCAGCTGACATAGTGAGCAAAATTGCGTAGAAAGGCGGCCTTGATTTTGGCCGGATTCTCCTGGCCGGCGGCAAGTCCGGACAGAAGCAGCAGCGATGGCAGAACGATAATCCATAGGGTTCGGTAATCAACCACTTTTCGGCATGGACTCTGTAGCAGGGGCTTTAGCCGCGACAATAAGCACATCGTCGCGGCTAAAGCCCCTGCTACGCCCGTGACATATGATCGACGAAAAAGGCTCGCGTTGGAGGCTGATATTTTATCGCTCAAAACACGGCCCCAGGATCAAAACCTGACCGAGAAATTGAGCATAAATTCGCGCGGGCGGCCGCGGCTGCTTTGCGAGGGCCGGTAATGCTCATCAAGCAGATTTTTGCCCATCAAATCGACACTCATGCCGTGCCCACCCACCTCCCAGCTATAACCGACCAAGGCATTCAGCAGTGCATAGGTTTGGCGGGAAGACGCCGGGCTGTCGGACAACAGGGTTTGGTCATGGACGAAGTTGACGCCGCCGCCGATGTGCAAGCCGCGCAAGGCCTCGATCTCGAAATCGTAACTCGTCCACAAGTTAGCCAGATGCGGCGCGCTCATTTGCAGCGGCGCGTTGTGAAAACGCAGCGCATTTTTGTAATAAGCACGCCCCGTGGCGTCCAACGTGTTGGGGTCTTGAGCCAGAATGGCGTCATCCCGGCCGGTGAACTCGGTAATCTTGGCGTCCATATAGGTGTAGGACAGATAGAGCTGCCAGTTGTCGGTCAGTTTGGCGGTGGCGTCCCATTCAATGCCGAGTGAGCGCTGTTCTCCGCTGGGTACACCGTAGATCGTCGTCACGCCGTTGGTATCGGTCACGGCTAAATCGTTGACGATGTTTTTGTTTTGGATGTCGAAATAGGTCAAGGTACTGGACAGGCGGCCGTCGAACAGTTCGGCCTTGATACCGACGTCGAAGCCTCTGCCCTCGGTCGGTTCCGGAATGGAAGCAGTACCGTCGAGATTGTTGATCAAAAAGGTGCCGGGGACGAAGGATTCGGCATAGCTACCAAACAACGACCATTCCGGCGTCAGCTTATACAGCACACCGTATTGCGGCGTGACCTTACTGACGCTGGATTGGGGTTGCGCCCGGTTATTCAAGACATCGGTGAGCTGGCTATCCGTCTCGGTCCAGCGCCAGCCGGTCAACACCAGCAAACGGTCGTCGAAGAAGCCGAAGGTGGAGCCGCCATACACCGACTTGTCGATGGCATTGACGTTTTGATCGAAACGGCCGGCGGTCATTTGCGACAATGCTATCGAGGTATTGCGCTCCCAGGTCGAGGGGTCGTTCAAATCCCACAGCGGCAGAGGTGAACCGATCGGATTGCTGCCTAAAGCCGGATCGTTGGGTGCCTGGCCGGCCGTGCGGTGAAAATTGCGGTCGACATATTGCCCGCCCAGCAGCAGGCGCAGGCTGGCGAAACCCAGATCGTACTTGCCGACGCCCTGCAGTTCTATGGTGTCGTCGCGGTTGCTGTAAACCTGCTGCCTAACCCGGCGGCCCTGCAGGGTCGTGACGTTGTTCGCCATGCCGAGGTTGCCGGTAAACAAGGCGTCGATGTCGTATTCCAGATGGGAATAGCCGGTACGCAAATTCCAATGCTCATCGGCCTTGAAGTCTATCCAGGTGCTCAGATTGTGGGTGTTGCTATGGCGGTAATCGCTGTGGGCCATGCTGTTCCAGTTATCCGGCAAGTCCGGCACGTCGATGCCGGACAGATTGGGATCGGACGCGCTTGGCACGATACCCGCCCAGATGTTGTAACCGGGCTTCTGCATCAACTGCGGCTCTTCGATCTTTTCGAAGTTTTCGTATTTCAACGACACGCTGAGCCGGTCGTTGGGCTGCCAGAGCAAGGACGGCGAGATGTTCCAGGAATGCGCATCGTAAGCGTCCCAATAGTGCATGTCCTGGTCGTAGGACGCCGCCAGCCGATAGAACAGCGTTTTCGAGGCCGGTCCGGTGACATCGACATCGAAACGGTATTCGCCGTAGGAACCATAGCGCGCATCGGCGCTGGCGGCGAATTGGTGTTGCGGGTTCTTGGTGATGACGTTGACGATGCCGCCCGGCGCGACTTGGCCGTAGAGAAACGAGGCCGGCCCCTTGACGACTTCGACCCGCGAGACATTGGTAAAATCCAGAATCGACGGGCCATGCACGCCGTCGCGCAAGGTCTGGATATTGCCGCCGGCCAGCGAGCCGACCGTGAAACCGCGTATCGCCAGATTGGCGTTGCCTTCGTTGAAGTCGTTGCTGCGGTAGGTGACGCCGGGCGAATAACGGGCGATGTCGAAAATATCCCGTGGCTTTTGATCGTCGATGAAGGACTCGGTGAAGGCTTGAATCGCGTACGGCAAATCCCGGATCGGTGCGTCGAAACGGGAGGCGGAAACCGAATTGGAGGCATGATAACCGCTGTCGAGTTGGCTGGAAACCTCGAACGGGGAAACCGGCACGTTGACCAGTTCGGTGATGTCCATATCGGCCACGTCCTTGCCGGGCTCCGCCGGCGGTGCCGCGAGTTCGGCCGCCATTGCGATCGGCGGCTGCCTTAGCCACAAACCCAATACCAAGGCACTCAACACAACCGCTCGCGCGCCGAATTCAGGCCGGTGGTCTTTCATTAGTGCCTCCCGAAGATTGAGTGAAGACGGTCACGTTCGTCATATTCTAAAATAAGCCCCGGCATAAACTTGATCGCACCAGTCCGTATTTTAGCCGATTCAATTTCGGCATGGCGCGGTTTGTCCTGGTCGGATAGTATTGCCAACAGACATGGCGTTGTAAGCGAATCGCTTTAATCGGCTGCCTGCTTGGGCCATTATCCGCGAATATTCGTGTCGATTCTATATTAAGGCTGTCGTTTTCGAACCTATCGTCAAACCTAATTCTGCTTAAAGCACTACATAGTTTAATATTCTCAAGGACACATAATGCCAGGATTTCAAGATTTTTTGAGCGGCTTACATATATTCTCCCAGCAACAAAACCAGTTTGGTTTATTGCTGATCCTCGCCATTGCCAGTTCGGCCTCGCTCTGGTACTGGTGTCCCCAGCACCGGAAGCCGGTCGCCACCAGTTCGCTGTTTTTCTTGATCACGCTGGTTGGCCTGGTATTAAGCGGCATGCTGACCGCCTTGGGAGGCGGCGCCTTTGCCTCGGGCTTATCCAAATTCAGTTTTTTTGCCGGGGGCCTGGCGGTCATTCGGCTTACCGGCATGTTCTTGTTTCGTCTGATCCTACCGACCTGCCGCGTCAAACTGATACGCATTTTCGAAGATCTGGCCGAACTGGCCGGGTATTGCGCCTGGCTGATGATGCATCTGCACATCGCCGGCCTGGAGTTATCCAGCATCGTGACCACGTCGGCGGTGATGACGGCGGTACTGGCGTTCTCGATGCAGGACACCCTGGGCAACGTGCTGGGTGGCTTGGCATTGCAACTGGATAATTCGATCAAAGTGGGTGACTGGGTCAAAATCGACGACATCAACGGCCGGGTCTCGGATATCCGCTGGCGCTATACCGCGATAGAAACCCGCAACTGGGAAACCGTCATCATCCCCAACAGCTTATTGATGAAAGGCAAGTTTTCGGTACTGGGACGCCGTAGCGGCAAACCGTTGCAATGGCGACGCAAAATCGATTTTGAAGTGGGTTACGAACATTTTGCCGGCAAGGTCATCGACATCGCCCAAAACGCGATCCGAAACGGCAATATCATGAATGTCGCCGACACCCCCCCGGCTAATTGCGTGTTGATGGATTTCAGCCCCAGCGCCTCGCGTTACGCGCTGCTTTATTGGTTACAGGATATTGAATTGGATAACGGCACGGATTCGGTGGTCCGCCGCCGAATCTATGCCGCGCTGCAGCGTGCCGGCATACAATTGCCCTATCCGCACTATCACATACACTTGACCAACAAGGATGACAATTATGAACAAAACAAACGCCTGAAGCGGATCAAGGAACGCATGGATGCCTTGCAGCAAGTGGAACTATTCAACACCCTGCATGACGACGAACTGGCCGAAATCGCCGAACAACTGGTCTACACCCCGTTCGTGCAAGGCGACATCATCATGCGCCAGGGCGCGATCGCCCATTGGCTTTATATCATCATCAGCGGCGAGGCCGACCTATTCCTGGAACTCCCGGACGGCGGACGCCGGAAGATCAATACCATCCATGGCGGATGCTTCTTGGGCGAGATGGGCTTGATGACCGGCGACCCGCGCAGCGCTACCGTGATCGCCAATTCGGAAGTATTGGCCTATCGGCTGGACAAGGAGTCGTTTGAAAAAGTCTTGAACAAACGCCCCGAGATCGCGGTGGAAATCAGCAATTTATTGGCCAGCCGCCGCCTTAACATCGACAATTTGCAGCAGGAACTGGATAACGAATCGGTCTCCCGTTTGATGGCGCAGCATCAGAGCAATTTTCTGGAACGCATCCGCAGTTTCTTCAAGCTTGACGGCTAGATTCGTCGACCCATGCTGTTGAAGCCTTACCGTTCGCTGAGCGGAGCCGAACGCTTCGACTCCGCTCAGCGAACGGCGAATATCGACCGGCTCCGACTTCACTCGTGCAATCGCCGCTGCCAAACTGCGGCCCTTTCCCTCAGTTCATTCAGATCCAGCGTGGTCAACTGGCGTTTGTTCAACAGTCTTTTACCGGCCACCCAGACATCGCTGACCTGATGCCGGCTGGCGGCATAGACGACTTGCGCCAGCGGATTGAATACCGGCTGGGTTTCGACCTCGCTCAAATCGATCGCCACCAGATCGGCGGCCTTGCCTATCGTTAACGAACCGATCTCGGCCTCCAGCCCTAAGGCCTTGGCGCCGTTGATAGTGGCCATTTTCAAAGCCTCCATCGCCGGCACCGCATCGGCCCTACCGGACACGCCCTTGGCCAGCAGCGCGGCGACTCGCATTTCCGCCAGCATGTCCTGATCGTTATTGCTGGCGGCACCGTCGGTACCCAGCGCGACATTGATACCGGCTTCCAGACAGGCGGCTACCGGACAAAAACCGCTAGCCAGTTTCAAATTAGATTCGGGACAATGCACGATGTGGCCGCCGGTTCCGGCATAAAATTGAATTTCCTCGGCGGACAGCTGGGTCATGTGCACCGCCATGAATGAAGGCGTCAGCAAACCCAGATCGTTCAGACGCTGCAACGGCGTTTGTCCGGTTTTTTGCATCTGTTCCCGCACTTCATGCGCGGTTTCATGCACATGCATATGAATCGACAAATCCATTTCGTCGGCGAACGTCAGCATTTTGCGCAAGGGTTCATCCGACACCGTGTAGGGCGCATGCGGAGCGAACGAGGTGGTAATCAAGCCTTCATGCCGCAATTGTTCGTGCAAGGCCAAACCCTTGGCCAGATAGACATCGGCGTTTTCGGCCCACACCGTCGGGAAATCGAACACGATCAAGCCGATGTTGGCCCGTATGCCATGTGCTATCGCCTGTTGCGCGGCTATATCCGGGAAGAAATACATGTCGTTGAAACAGGTCGTGCCGCCGCGCAGCATTTCGGCTATCGCCAGATCGGTGCCGTCACGGACAAAGGCTTCGCTGACCCATTTTTGCTCGGCCGGCCAGATGTGATTTTGCAGCCAGTCCATCAGCGGCAAATCGTCGGCAATCCCGGACAACAACGACATTGCGGCATGGGTATGACAGTTAATCAGGCCCGGTATCAATACATGCTGATCCAGCCTTTCCAACTGGCGCGGCTGGTATTTTTGCAAGGCCTCGGCGCTATCCAGCAAATCGACGATTTTGCCGTCGTCGACCACCAGACTGTAGTTTTCGTGGATTACGGATTCCGGCTCAACGGGTATAATCCAGCGCGCTTGAATGAGAAGATCAACCTGCATGTTTTTCCCCGCGAAAAAAATCGCGATTATACCTTCTCAATTCCATCAATCCTTATCTAAAGTGTTTCACGCCATGACCGAACCTAAACAATTATCCGTACAAGCGCTGCAATGGACCGGGCAAAGCCTGAAGGTGCTGGACCAGCGACTGTTGCCGGAACAAATTCGTTATGACGAATACCAGGATGCCGCCGGCGTGACCGAAGCCATTGCCTCAATGCGGGTGCGCGGTGCGCCGGCCATCGGCATCGCCGCAGCTTACGGCGTAGTGCTGTCGGCCATGCGGCATTTTCCAAACAGCGAATGGCAAGCCGCTGTCGAACAAGACATCAAGCAGTTGGCGGCCTCCCGGCCGACCGCAGTCAATCTGTTCTGGGCGCTGGACAAAATGCACGGCCTGCTGGCGACGCAACCGGCCGAACCGATTGCCGCATTGACCCAACTGGCCGAACAAATTCATAGCGACGACATCGCCGCCAATCACGCGATGGGCGAACGCGGCGCCGACATCATCGGCGACGCCAAGGCGGTGTTGACCCATTGCAACGCTGGCGCCCTGGCCACCGGCGGCTACGGCACCGCGCTGGGCGTGATTCGTAGCGCCCACAAGCGCGGTCAACTGCAGAACGTCTATGCCGACGAAACCCGGCCCTGGCTGCAAGGCGCGCGCTTGACGGTTTGGGAACTGGCCCAGGACGGCATCCCGGCCACCTTGATCGCCGATTCCGCCGCCGCCTGGTTGATGAAATCCGGTAAAATCGACTGGATCGTGGTCGGCGCCGACCGCATCACCGCCAACGGCGACGTCGCCAACAAGATCGGCACTTATTCGCTAGCGGTATTGGCCAAACAGCACGGCGTCAAGATGATGGTGGCCGCGCCCTCCTCCACCTTCGATTTCAGCCTGGAAAGCGGCGACAGCATCGAGATCGAGGAACGTAATCCCAAGGAACTGCTGGCCGACTGTTATCTGCAAGACGGTTCGCTGGTCGGTGCCTGGAACCCTGTATTCGACGTCACCCCGGCGGAACTGATCACCGCCATCGTCACCGAGCGCGGCGCGGTGATCAATCCCGGCCAACACGGCGTAAGGAGTCTGCAAACATGTTAAACCTTAAAAGTGGCAACAATCCCTTATTCGCGCTGAGCTGTCTGCTGCAAGGCATCAAGCTGCTGAATCACCCGCAACTGCGCAAATATCTGTTGATTCCATTGCTGATCAATAGCGTGCTGTACACCGGCGCCTTCGTGTTGGGCTACCATTCGGTTTCGGCGCTGATCCACCAGTTCATTCCGGACTGGCTGTCGTGGCTGAACTGGATCTTGTGGCCGCTGTTCTTCGTCAGCTTTTTGGTGATCGGCTTTTTTACCTTTACCCTGTTCGCCAATCTGATCGCGGCGCCCTACTACAGCCAATTGTCGGCCAAGGCCCTGCAAATCGTTCTCGGCCAGGATACACCGATAGCCGAACAACCCTGGGACAAGGTGTTTGTCGGTGAATTGAAACGCATCGGCTATTTATTGATCCGCATCCTGCCGTTGCTGCTGTTGTTTTTAATCCCGGTCGTCAATCTGATAGCCCCGATATTATGGGCGCTATTCGCCGCCTGGGGCATCGCGATGGAATTCATGGCCTATCCGCTGGAAAGCCGGGGCCGGACATTTCCCGAACAAAAACAGTTTCTGCAACAGTCGCGCTGGGGCGTGCTCAGTTTCGGCGGCGTCACCGGCATGGCCTTGACCCTGCCCATCGTCAACCTGTTGATCGGCCAGGCGGCCGTGATCGGCGCGACTATTTACGTCCATCAACTTTCTCAATCCAATACAGAGCCAACATCATGAAATTCAATCCCTGCATCGACCAATGCACCAAGGAAGGCACCCATTGCGAAGGCTGCGGCCGTTCACACCTGGAAATCGCCGGCACCAAGCAAATCGTGCAAGCGGCGGTTGCCTTTATTCAGGAACAACAATACGACAACCCGGAGGAATTCGTCGCCGCGATCAGTAAAAGCATCCTGAAAAAATTGCAGAAACAATAGGAAATCGCCTAAGCCTCAATCGAAAAAATCAAAACTCATCTGTCCGCCGGCTGAAGGCTTGCGGAACAAATCGGTGCGTAGCGGCGGCTGCGGGCCATCCATGCCCAGTTTTTTACAAATCAAGCGGAAACGCTGCGCGATCAGATCGGCATAGCCGCCGCTGCCGCGCAGGCGTTGGTGGAAAGCCGCATCGTAGGCCTTGCCGCCCCGGCTGTCACGCACCCGCTTCATCACATGTTCCGCCTTCAACGGATAATGCTGATGCAGCCATTGCTCGAACAAATCCGCCACTTCCAACGGCAAGCGCAACAATATGTATTCGGCGCTGAGCGCGCCGGCAGCGTGGGCGGCCTTGACGATGGCTTCCAGCTCGTGATCGGTCAACACCGGAATCATCGGCGCCACCATCACCACGGCCGGCACTCCGGCCTGGCGTAAGCGTGACAAGGCATCCAGCCTGCGTTGCGGCGCGGCGGCGCGCGGCTCCAGCTTACGCGCCAAGTCGCGATCCAACGTGGTAATCGACATCCCGACCCAAACCAGGCCCTGTCCGGCCATCTCGGACAAAATATCCAGGTCGCGCTCGATCAGCGCGGATTTGGTGACGATGCTGAGCGGATGGCGGGTTTCCGCCAGCACTTCCAAAATTTGGCGCATGATCCGCTGTTGCCGCTCCAGCGGTTGATAGGGATCGGTATTGCTGCCCAGGGCCAGCGGCGCGCAACGGTATTTGCGCTTACCCAACTCCTCACGCAACAATCGGGCCGCATCGGGCTTGATCAGAATGCGGCTCTCGAAGTCCAGTCCGGCCGAATAGCCCAGATAAGCATGAGTGGGCCTGGCGAAACAATAAATGCAGCCATGTCCGCAGCCGCGATACGGATTGATCGAACGGTCGAATGGAATATCCGGCGAATCGTTGTAAGTAATCACTGATTTGCTGCTGTCGACGATGATCTCGGTTTGCAGCGGCGGCGGTTCGGCGTCCAGACTGCCCCAGCCGTCGTCCTCGGCTTGGCCGCTTTGTTTTTCGAAGCGGCCGGCAACATTGCTGATGCTGCCTCGGCCTTTGTGGATCAGGGGTTTGGGCATGGGAGCTGGTCGGTTACTCGGCAAGGAAAACAGGTCGCGCAATTTTGAGGCTTTATCCGGCAAAATCAACATTCTGGTTCCCAAGCCCCGGCTTGGGAACTCCAACCGGAACTTGGGAGCTAGTTAAATCCTACGTTCGCCTTTATCATGCCCTCCCTAACCATTATCCGCCCCCTTTGCCGATGACCGAAGCCACCATCACCTGCCCCAACTGCAGCAGCGCCGTACCCTTGACCGAATCGCTGGCGGCGCCCTTACTAGCCGCCACCCGCAAACAGTTCGAACTACAACTGCAGCAAAAAGACCAAGCCATCGCCCTGCGCGAACAAGGCATCCGCGATCAGGAAAAACAACTGGCCGAGGCCAAGCGCGGCCTGGACGATCACGTCGCTCAACAAGTCGCCAAACAACTGCAAGCCGAACGCCAGCGCGTTATCGAGGAAGAAACCCGCAAGGCCAAACAAGCTGCCGCCGCCGAGTTGGAGCACAAGAGTCGGGAACTGGTCGAATTGAACGAAGTGTTGAAAGTCCGCGACGCAAAACTGGCCGAAGCTCAGCAAGCCCAGGCCGAGCTGATCAAGAAACAGCGCGAACTGGACGACGCCAAGCGCGAGCTGGAACTGACCATCGAAAAACGCGTGCAGACCAATCTGGCCGAAGTGCGCAACCAGGCCAAACGCGAAGCCGAGGAAGGCCTGAAACTGCGGGTGATGGAAAAAGACCAGACCATCGCTTCGATGCAGCAAAAAATCGAGGAACTCAAGCAAAAGGCCGAACAAGGCTCACAGCAATTGCAAGGCGAAGTGCAGGAACTGGAACTGGAAAACCTGCTGCGCGCCAAGTTTCCGTTCGACAACATTGAACCGGTCGCCAAGGGCGAATTCGGCGGCGACCTGCTGCAACGGGTAGTAAGTGGAGCGGGACAGACTGCCGGCAGCATCCTCTGGGAAGCCAAGCGCACCAAAAACTGGAGCGACGGCTGGCTGGTCAAATTGCGCGAAGACCAGCGCAACGCCAAGACCGACATCGCCGTGCTGGTCAGCCACGCCCTGCCCAAAGGCGTGGACAGTTTCGAAGTGGTCGACGGCATATGGGTAACCAGCCCGCGCGCCGCGCTACCCGTCGCTACCGTGCTGCGCCATACCCTGTTGGAAGTCGGCATGGCCCGCTTAGCCGCCGAAGGCCAACACGGCAAAACCGAGATGGTCTACCAATACCTGACCGGCCCCCGCTTCCGCCACCGGGTGGAAGCCATCGTCGAAGCCTTCTCGACCATGCAGGAAGATTTGGACAAGGAGCGCAAGGCCATCACGAAGCAATGGGCCAAGCGCCAGGCGCAAATCGAGCGGGTGATGAACGCCACCGTCGGGATGTACGGCGACTTGCAAGGCATCGCCGGCAAGTCGTTGCAGGAGATCGAAGGTTTGGAGATGCGGGCGTTGGGGGTGGATGATGAGTTCGATTGACCGGCTGTTCAGTCTGCTCCAGCCTGATCGCTCTGGACCCTGGTTCCCAAGCTCCGGCTTGGGAACCCCTGCCTTGGAAGCTCCAGCTTTCAGTCTGGATGTGGGTAGGAAGCTAGAGCTTCCGAGATAATGTTCCCAAGCTGGAGCTTGGGAACTAGCGCACAGACTGGACTTCCATACGATTTAGATACGTTAAACGATTACTGAATATCGAATTCCAGATCTGGTTTGACTCGATAGAGAATTCGAACACCGCCTTTATTGGTTGCTTCTTCACAAATCTGAAAATATTCAGATTTGTCAGCAATTTCCCTAAGTGTTTTACATCCATGTCTTTTTGTTATCCAAGTCAACTCTTCCACCAACCAACTTTCATCAACATTTTGATGAATAAAAACACGAGCAGCATCCAGTACAGCCCACCCATCATCACGCTTTCTTCTAATTGCAAATACGACTAGCGAAGCAATATGGCGAGTATCCCTTAGTAGCGAGAGCTCAAGTTCCTTCCTACCCTCATCAGATTTGAAATACTCAACTAGTTGTTTCCCTCTTTCGTCAAATTTCTGAGCAATAGATTTGATAAGCTCAAGTTCTGGATGAACCCTTTCTCTTTGCTGATCCAAATATTGCTCGGCTGCCTTTAGACTTTCATAATTGCCAAAATTCCACTTTGGTAAAAAATGATGAATCAAATCATTTCGCTCAGCTATCAGTGCGGCGAGCTCATTCTTTCTTTGGTTATAAAAGTCCTCATCACAAAGCATCGGGCCTCTAGTAAAAGACATGTGGAATTTTGAAATTTCCTCAGCAACGCTTTGATTATCATCATCTTGCTCAAAAGTTGAAAATACGTTTTCAACAAAATGTTTTGCAACGTTTCCAAGAGTCTGGTTGGCAAAGGTATTTTTTCGTTCTTCCAGATTTGATTGCATTTTTCCTTGGGCATCCCAAACTTTAATATCTTGGTGTATCAGCATATGTTTCAACATGTGTTCAATCTGCTGAAACGAAATAACGTTTCTACCCAGTTTTCTTTGTACTTCCCTTCTCAAATCTTCCAATTCAATATTAGCTTCCATGAATAACCAAGGTTTTTGAATATTTTAAAAACTGTCAGCCATCGACAGGATGGGACTCGCCGAGGCAACCAAGCAGTGCGATTGGCATGGTAGTCAGCTGGCTGATGAAAGTCCAGCCATGGCCCTGTGAGAAGTGAAAAAGTAGGCGAAGGCAAAGGACCCAAAGAAAAGCGGTATTGCTTCACCAAGGTGATGACGGTAATAATGCGGCAACATGGGGGTGCGCGTGAATACGTGGTGATCTATCCGTTGTAATACTAAGTGCAACGTTTTTTTCTGGTTTTTCTGGTTCCCAAGCTCCAGCTTGGGAACCTCACCCCTCGGAAGCCCCAGCTTCCGTTCCACCTAACTCACCATAGCCACATGACCCGCAGCCGCTACCGAGTCCTGCAAAATCCCAGCCCGCACTTCCTGACCGCGACGATCAATCAGTGGCTGCCACTGTTTACCCGCCCGGCGACGGTAAATATCGTATTGGATTCATGGCGGTTTTTGCAGCGCGAAAGCGGGTTTCAACTGTACGGTTATGTGATTCTGGAAAATCACCTGCATCTGATCGCCATCTCGCCGGATTTGAGCCGGGACATGCAGCGGTTTAAGGCTTATACCGCCAAGCAAATCATCGCCTGTCTGCAACAAAGCGGTTCGGCGCGGGTGTTGGAATTACTGGCGTTACTGAAGCGGCCGCATAAAACCGAAAGCGAGTATCAAGTCTGGGAGGAAGGCAGTCATCCGCAACTGATC comes from the Methylomonas sp. LL1 genome and includes:
- a CDS encoding TRZ/ATZ family hydrolase, which translates into the protein MQVDLLIQARWIIPVEPESVIHENYSLVVDDGKIVDLLDSAEALQKYQPRQLERLDQHVLIPGLINCHTHAAMSLLSGIADDLPLMDWLQNHIWPAEQKWVSEAFVRDGTDLAIAEMLRGGTTCFNDMYFFPDIAAQQAIAHGIRANIGLIVFDFPTVWAENADVYLAKGLALHEQLRHEGLITTSFAPHAPYTVSDEPLRKMLTFADEMDLSIHMHVHETAHEVREQMQKTGQTPLQRLNDLGLLTPSFMAVHMTQLSAEEIQFYAGTGGHIVHCPESNLKLASGFCPVAACLEAGINVALGTDGAASNNDQDMLAEMRVAALLAKGVSGRADAVPAMEALKMATINGAKALGLEAEIGSLTIGKAADLVAIDLSEVETQPVFNPLAQVVYAASRHQVSDVWVAGKRLLNKRQLTTLDLNELRERAAVWQRRLHE
- a CDS encoding YfiR family protein gives rise to the protein MVDYRTLWIIVLPSLLLLSGLAAGQENPAKIKAAFLRNFAHYVSWPSNAFLDGASPWHVGILGPDPFGDVLDTTFEGRAEQGRPFKIFRADRLEELPPCQIVFVAYQDAGKRRAALAVLKDRPVLTVGDAPEFLGEGGVIRFQVGERVSMSVNLDQARAVLLTIQTKMLEVASDIQENGELRRMR
- a CDS encoding mechanosensitive ion channel family protein encodes the protein MPGFQDFLSGLHIFSQQQNQFGLLLILAIASSASLWYWCPQHRKPVATSSLFFLITLVGLVLSGMLTALGGGAFASGLSKFSFFAGGLAVIRLTGMFLFRLILPTCRVKLIRIFEDLAELAGYCAWLMMHLHIAGLELSSIVTTSAVMTAVLAFSMQDTLGNVLGGLALQLDNSIKVGDWVKIDDINGRVSDIRWRYTAIETRNWETVIIPNSLLMKGKFSVLGRRSGKPLQWRRKIDFEVGYEHFAGKVIDIAQNAIRNGNIMNVADTPPANCVLMDFSPSASRYALLYWLQDIELDNGTDSVVRRRIYAALQRAGIQLPYPHYHIHLTNKDDNYEQNKRLKRIKERMDALQQVELFNTLHDDELAEIAEQLVYTPFVQGDIIMRQGAIAHWLYIIISGEADLFLELPDGGRRKINTIHGGCFLGEMGLMTGDPRSATVIANSEVLAYRLDKESFEKVLNKRPEIAVEISNLLASRRLNIDNLQQELDNESVSRLMAQHQSNFLERIRSFFKLDG
- the mtnA gene encoding S-methyl-5-thioribose-1-phosphate isomerase; this encodes MTEPKQLSVQALQWTGQSLKVLDQRLLPEQIRYDEYQDAAGVTEAIASMRVRGAPAIGIAAAYGVVLSAMRHFPNSEWQAAVEQDIKQLAASRPTAVNLFWALDKMHGLLATQPAEPIAALTQLAEQIHSDDIAANHAMGERGADIIGDAKAVLTHCNAGALATGGYGTALGVIRSAHKRGQLQNVYADETRPWLQGARLTVWELAQDGIPATLIADSAAAWLMKSGKIDWIVVGADRITANGDVANKIGTYSLAVLAKQHGVKMMVAAPSSTFDFSLESGDSIEIEERNPKELLADCYLQDGSLVGAWNPVFDVTPAELITAIVTERGAVINPGQHGVRSLQTC
- a CDS encoding TonB-dependent siderophore receptor is translated as MKDHRPEFGARAVVLSALVLGLWLRQPPIAMAAELAAPPAEPGKDVADMDITELVNVPVSPFEVSSQLDSGYHASNSVSASRFDAPIRDLPYAIQAFTESFIDDQKPRDIFDIARYSPGVTYRSNDFNEGNANLAIRGFTVGSLAGGNIQTLRDGVHGPSILDFTNVSRVEVVKGPASFLYGQVAPGGIVNVITKNPQHQFAASADARYGSYGEYRFDVDVTGPASKTLFYRLAASYDQDMHYWDAYDAHSWNISPSLLWQPNDRLSVSLKYENFEKIEEPQLMQKPGYNIWAGIVPSASDPNLSGIDVPDLPDNWNSMAHSDYRHSNTHNLSTWIDFKADEHWNLRTGYSHLEYDIDALFTGNLGMANNVTTLQGRRVRQQVYSNRDDTIELQGVGKYDLGFASLRLLLGGQYVDRNFHRTAGQAPNDPALGSNPIGSPLPLWDLNDPSTWERNTSIALSQMTAGRFDQNVNAIDKSVYGGSTFGFFDDRLLVLTGWRWTETDSQLTDVLNNRAQPQSSVSKVTPQYGVLYKLTPEWSLFGSYAESFVPGTFLINNLDGTASIPEPTEGRGFDVGIKAELFDGRLSSTLTYFDIQNKNIVNDLAVTDTNGVTTIYGVPSGEQRSLGIEWDATAKLTDNWQLYLSYTYMDAKITEFTGRDDAILAQDPNTLDATGRAYYKNALRFHNAPLQMSAPHLANLWTSYDFEIEALRGLHIGGGVNFVHDQTLLSDSPASSRQTYALLNALVGYSWEVGGHGMSVDLMGKNLLDEHYRPSQSSRGRPREFMLNFSVRF